The segment CGGCTGCCGGTGTTCCGTCAGGACATCAACCAGATCGAAGGCATCGTGCATATGCGGCAGATCGCACGTTTGCTGAGCCAGAGCCAACTGAACAAGGACAACCTGCTCGAGGCGTGCCTGACGCCCTACTTCATTCCCGAAGGCACCCCCTTGTCGACCCAACTGCTGAACTTCCAAAAGGAGAAGCGACGCATCGGGATCGTCGTGGACGAGTATGGGGACGTACTGGGCATCGTCACGCTCGAGGACATCCTCGAGGAAATCGTCGGCGAATTCAGCAATCAGGACAGCTTGCGCAGCCCCGACATTCATCCGCAGGACGACGGCACACTGGTGATCGATGGCGCCGCCTACCTGCGCGAGGTCAACCGTGCGCTCGGCTGGGAACTGCCCTGCGATGGCCCCAAGACGCTGAACGGCCTGATCACCGAAGCCCTGGAGCAGATGCCCGAAAGTGGTATCTGCCTGCAGATCGGCAACTACCGCATGGAAATCCTGCAGGCCGCCGAAAATCGCGTGAAAAGCGTGCGAGCCTGGCCGGCCGAGCATCCTCCAGCCGAGCCCGAAGACGCTTAACCCAGGCCCGCCAGTACACGGCCGACTTCCTAGAGTTCTACCTTCACCGCTCCGGCTACCCGCCTGGCCTTGGCACGCGCCTGCTCGATCGATTCGTCACGCGCCAAGGCAACCCCCATGCGCCGCTGACCACTGACGCCCGGCTTGCCGAACAAGCGCAGACTGGTATCCGCCTCGCCCAGCGCCGCCTGGAGATCGGCAAAGGCGACTGCCGACGATTCACCCTCGGCCAGGATTACCGCGGAAGCCGAAGCACCCAGCTGACGTATCGCCGGGATCGGCAAGCCGAGAATGGCCCTGGCGTGCAGGGCAAATTCGGATAGATCCTGCGAAACCAGCGTCACCAGGCCGGTATCGTGCGGTCGTGGCGACACCTCGCAGAACCACACCCGGTCGCCTTTGACGAACAGCTCAACGCCAAAGACCCCACGCCCACCCAGCGCCTCGGTGACCGCCAGTGCAATGCGCTCGGCTTCGGCCTGGGCGCCGGGCGACATCGGCTGCGGCTGCCAGGACTCCTGATAATCGCCCTTCTCCTGCCGATGCCCGACCGGCAGACAAAAGCTCGTGCCGCCGGCATGGCGCACCGTTAACAGCGTGATCTCGTAGTCGAAGTCGATGAAGCCTTCGACGATGACCCGGCCGCGGCCAGCGCGACCGCCGGCCTGCGCATATTCCCAAGCGCGATCGATATCGTCATTACCACGCAGCACCGACTGCCCCTTTCCCGAAGAGCTCATCACCGGCTTGATCAGACAGGGAAAGCCCAGCGCCTGCACCGCCTCGCGGCACTCTTCGAGGCTGTCGGCAAAACGGTAAGGCGAGGTCGGCAGGCCAAGCTCCTCGGCCGCCAGGCGGCGGATTCCCTCGCGATTCATCGTAAGCTGTGCGGCACGGGCAGTGGGAATCACCGTGTAGCCTTCGCGCTCCAGCTCGACCAGCGTCGCGGTGGCGATGGCCTCGATTTCCGGCACGACGTAGTGCGGCCTTTCCAGCTCGATGACTGCTCTAAGGGCGGCTCCGTCCAGCATGTCGATCACATGGCTGCGGTGGGCGACCTGCATCGCCGGAGCGTTGGCGTAGCGGTCGACGGCGATCACTTCGACGCCGAGTCGCTGCAGCTCGATGACCACTTCCTTGCCAAGCTCTCCGGAGCCACATAGCAGGACGCGCGTGGCGCTGGCCGACAAGGGGGTGCCAATTCGGGGCATGTTGCGTTCTCTCGTTTGGGCGCCAGCCGGCGCATCGTCACAGGAGCTGGCCGCCGATCCGGGCCCGCTCATCGCAGCGGCGCAATACCTCGCGCCGCTCGTCATCGCTCATCTGTCCCCAGCGGGTTATCTCCAGCGCCGTGCGCTGGCAGCCGATGCAGATGTCTTGCTCGTCCAGTGCGCAAATGCTCACGCACGGCGAAGCGACAGGGCGCCGCTCAGTGATCAATCGCCCTGCTCCGCCAGTTCGCGCGCGTAGCGCTGCGCGTTCTGCACATAGTGCGCGGCACTGGCTTCGAGCATCTTCTTCTGCTCGTCGGTCAGCGCTCGCACAACCTTGCCAGGCGAGCCGATCACCAGAGAGCCGTCAGGAATTTCCTTGCCCTCGGGCACCAGGGTATTGGCGCCGATGATGCAGTGCTTGCCGATTCGCACACCGTTGAGAATCACCGCGTTGATGCCAATCAGGCTGTAATCGCCTACAACACAGCCGTGCAGCATCGCCTTGTGGCCAACCGTTACGCCGGTCCCCAGGCTAAGCGGATGCCCCATGTCGGTGTGCAGCACGCTGCCATCCTGCACGTTGCTGTTCTCACCGATATGGATGAGTTCATTATCACCACGCATTACCACGTTGAACCAGACGCTGGCGCCGGCATCCAGCTGCACCTTGCCGATCAGCGTTGCGTTGGGCGCCACCCAGCTCTGCGGGTGTGCCTCGACTTGCGATTGTCCCAGACGGTATTTCACGGGCGCTTCCTCTGTTCTTCTTGTGATCTTGCTATCAGCTGCTCGGGCGGCCACGCAGATCAATGAAGCTGGCCGGCGCTCGACGCATCTCGATACCCGCGTCGTACACGAGGTTGACCAGCTCGACGATCATGATCGCCGTGAGCCCCCAGATCTTGTAGTCGCCATAACGGTAGGAAGGGATATACCAGGCCTGGCCCTGGTAATCGATACGATGCGTCACTTCGCGCGGGTCTTCGCAGAAGAAGCTCAACGGAACGGAAAAGACTGCCGCGATTTCCGCATCGTTGGCGCGATACTCGACATAGTCCGGCACGATGCCGACATAAGGGCTGACATGTATGCCATGCACCGAGACCAGACTGCTCAGCGGCCCGACGATCTCGACCATACCTGGCGCGAGCCCTACTTCCTCTTCGGCTTCACGTAGCGCGGTGTGAACCAGATCGCGGTCCTCAGGATCGCGTCGCCCACCGGGAAAGGCGACCTCGCCACCATGGGTAGACAGGCCGCTGGCCCTGAGCGTCAGGACCAGCTCCGGGTCCTCGCTGCGCGTGATCGGCATCAGAACTGCCGCCTCCGGCAGACGACCCTCTGGCTCCAGGAGGTGCGGGGAGTGGTCGCGCACCCGTTGGAGAATAATGTCGAGCATACTCTTCCCGTTTCGTCTTTGACTGGCATCATGGCATGAAAGCGGCAGCCGCCCAAGCCTGGCGAAGGCTCCAGCGCCGACGGCGTTTTGCACCGCCGCACAGGCCCGCCAACAGGATTGACCATGAACTATTGCAGCCATTGCGGCGGCTCGGTAGCGAGCCAAATCCCGGCAGGCGACAACCGCCCGCGCTTCGTGTGCATGGAGTGCCAGACCATTCATTACCAGAACCCGCGCATCGTCGCGGGCTGCCTGCCCGTCTGGCAGGAGCAGGTCTTGCTCTGTCGGCGCGCCATCGAGCCTCGCCGAGGCTACTGGACGCTGCCGGCCGGCTTCATGGAAAACGGCGAGACGATGCAGCAGGCGGCGGCCCGCGAGACGCTCGAGGAAGCCTGCGCCGTGGTGCATCGACTGCAGCTCTATACGCTGTTCGACCTGCCGCATATCAATCAGGTCTACCTGTTCTTTCGTGCCGAGCTGGCCGAGCCACGCTTCTCCCCCGGCGACGAAAGCCTCGACGTGAGGCTTTTCCGACAGGATGACATTCCCTGGTCAGAGCTGGCTTTTCCCACCGTGGGCCGTACCCTAGAATGCTACTTCGCCGACCGGGTACTGCAGGCCTTCCCGGTACGCAACGAGAGCATGCCTCCGCTAAGCAGCGCTCGCCCCCAGGCCTGATGCAGTTCGAACTCAGGAACACTTTCGATGCGCTGGTCCGTTGCCGTTCTTTGCCTGCTGTTCTCGGTCTTTTCGCATGCCAATGCCACTCCCAGCCTGCAGAGCCCGGCCATCGATAAGGTTCTGGTGGTCAAATCCGAGCGCAAATTGCAACTGCTCAGCCGAGGCCAGCCCCTCAAGAGCTACCGGATATCGCTCGGCAAGCAACCCAGCGGCCCCAAGCAACAGCAGGGCGACATGCGCACGCCGGAAGGCTTCTACTGGATCGACTGGCGCAAGACCAGCGACAAGTACAACCTGGCCATGCACATTTCCTATCCCAACGCCCGAGATCTGGCGCATGCACAAGCCAAGGGAGTGCCGCCCGGCGACATGATCATGCTGCACGGTACGCCGCTCGACGAGGAATACCCCGAGTGGTTCTTCCACACGCTCGACTGGACCGAGGGCTGCATCGCGCTTCGCAACGACGACATGGAAGAAATCTGGCAGCTGGTGCGAAACGGCACGCTGATCGAGATCCGCCCCTGACCGGCGGGTCAGAACTGCAGATCGGACAGTCGCCAGACTTCGAACGCCGGCGTTTCGTAGGGGTGGGCGCGCTTGAGCGCCTTCACGCTGTCGTGAATCAGCTCGTCCCCCACGACCATTTCCACCTTCCACTCCTTGACCTGCTCCACCTGCCCCTCGCTGCCCAGGAACGGCTGGCTGCCTGCTAGCGGTCGAAATTGCCCCTGCCCCAGCGCCTGCCAGCAGCAGCTGTCATAACGACCGACCCGCCCGCCACCAGCGGCAAAGACAGCCGCCTTGACACTTTCCAGGTGGGTCTCGGGCACGTAGAAACAGAGCTTGTACATCGTTATCTCCAGCTGCCTGGTCAGGCCGGCAGCACTACCGGAAGCGGCAGTGTGCCACTGCGCCTTCCTGGCGCAGAGTGCGTCAATTCAAAGTTAAGACGCGTCTGCACCGCCCCAGTTCTGCCGCCCACAGCAGGCACGCAAAAAGAAGGCCCGGTGCATAGCTGCAGCCAGGCCTTCTCTACCCTCGTTTGCGCGATCAGTCGATCCACACCCGCGCATTGCGGAACATGCGCATCCAGCCGCCATCCTCCTGCCACTCGTCCGGGCGCCAAGAGTTGGTTACTGCGCGGAACACCCGCTCTGGGTGCGGCATCATGATCGTCACCCGACCGTCACGGCTGGTCAGCCCGGTAATGCCGCGCGGCGAGCCGTTGGGGTTGGCCGGATAACGTTCGGTGACCTTGCCATGGTTATCGACATAACGCAGGGCCACGCTGCCGGAAAGGTCGGCCTGCAGCATCGCCTCCTCGCTTTCGAACTCCGCATGGCCTTCGCCGTGGGCGATGGCGATCGGCAGGCGCGAACCGGCCATGCCCTGCAGAAAGATCGAAGGCGAATCCTGCACCTGCACCATCGCCACCCGCGCCTCGAACTGCTCGGAGCGGTTGCGCACGAAATGCGGCCAGACTTCGCTGCCAGGGATCAGCTCGTGCAGATTGCTCATCATCTGGCAGCCATTGCACACGCCCAGCGCAAAACTGTCGCCACGCTCGAAGAACGCCTGGAAGCCGTCGCGCGCGCGGGCATTGAACAGGATCGACTTGGCCCACCCCTCGCCGGCGCCAAGCACGTCGCCATAGGAGAAACCACCGCAGGCGACGAGCCCCTTGAAACTGTCGAGCTGGATGCGGCCGGCCAGGATATCGCTCATGTGCACATCGACGGCCGCGAAGCCGGCGCGATCGAACGCAGCGGCCATCTCTACCTGGCCGTTGACGCCCTGCTCGCGCAGGATCGCCACCTTCGGCCGCACGCCTTTCTTGATATAGGGCGCCGCAACATCGGCGTTCACATCGAAGGTCAGTTTCGCATGCAGGCCGGGGTTTTCCTCTTCGAGGATCGCGTCGAACTCCTGGTCGGCACAGTCGGCGTTATCGCGCAGCCGCTGAATCCGGTAGCTGGTCTCGGCCCACTGGCGCTGTAGCAGGCGACGCTCGCCGGCATACAGCTCGTCGCCGGCCAACTGAACGGCGACATGCCCATTGTTCGTCGGCTGGCCGATGACCGCGACGCAGTCACCCAGGCCCGCCGCGCTGAATTGCCCCAACACGATCTCCGTGTCGCCCTGACGCACCTGGATGACCGCGCCCAGCTCCTCGTTGAACAGCAGCGCAGGCACTTCCTCCGGGCTGTCGACCAGGCCATCGAGCGCCAGCTTCAGCCCGCAATGGCCGGCGAACGCCATTTCCAGCAGCGTGGTCAGCAGGCCACCATCGGAACGGTCGTGGTAGGCCAGCAGCAGGCCGTCCTGGTTGAGCCCCTGGAGCACGGCAAAGAAGGCCTTGAGGTCCTCGGCATCGTCGACGTCAGGCGCCTGGCGGCCAAGCTGGCCGTAGACCTGGGCGAGGATCGAGGCGCCCATGCGGTTCTGGCCGCGGCCGAGGTCGATCAGGATCAGGTCGGTGGCGCCTTTGTCCAGCCGCAACTGCGGGGTCAGCGTGCTGCGGATGTCACTGACCGGCGCGAAGCCGGACACCACCAGCGACAGCGGCGAGGTGACGCTCTTCTCGGCGCCCTGCTCCTGCCAGCGGGTCTTCATCGACATCGAGTCCTTGCCCACCGGAATGGTCATGCCCAGCTGCGGACAGAGCTCCATACCGACCGCGCGAACGGTGTCGTACAGGCGAGCGTCTTCGCCGGGGTGACCGGCCGCGGCCATCCAGTTGGCCGACAGCTTGATATCGGACAGCGAGCCGATGCGCGCCGCCGCCAGGTTGGTGATGGTCTCGCCGATGGCCATGCGCCCGGACGCCGGAGCATCGAGCAGCGCCAGCGGCGTGCGCTCGCCCATGGCCATCGCCTCGCCGGTGTGCACGTCATAACTCGTGGCGGTGACGGCGCAGTCGGCCACCGGCACCTGCCAGGGGCCGACCATCTGGTCACGCGCCACCTGACCGGTGATCGAACGATCGCCGATGGTGATCAGAAAGCTCTTGCTCGCCACGGCCGGGTGACGCAGCACCCGCTCGATAGCCTCGCCCAGCACGACCTTGGTCGCATCGAAGTCATCGCCCAGCGCCGGCTCGCGCTCAGCGCTGCGGTGCATGCGTGGCGCCTTGCCGAGCAGCACGGAAAGCGGCATGTCCACCGGTTTGTTGCCGAAGTGGCTGTCGGCCACCGTGAGGTGCAGCGCTTCGGTGGCCTCGCCGACCACCGCGAAGGGGCAGCGCTCGCGCTCACAGATGGCCTTGAAGCGCTCGAAGTCGGCCGCATCGACCGAGAGCACGTAGCGCTCCTGGGATTCGTTGCACCAGATTTCGTGCGGCGCCATGCCCGGCTCGTCGTTGGGGATGTTGCGCAGCTCGAAGCGGCCGCCGCGGCCGCCATCGTTGACCAGTTCCGGGAAGGCGTTGGACAGGCCACCGGCACCGACGTCATGGATGAACTTGATCGGGTTGGCATCGCCCAGCTGCCAGCAGCGATCGATGACCTCTTGGCAGCGGCGTTCCATTTCCGGGTTGTCACGCTGCACCGAGGCGAAATCCAGATCCGCCGAACTGGTGCCGGTCGCCATCGAGGACGCCGCGCCGCCGCCCAGGCCGATCAGCATGGCCGGGCCACCGAGCACGATCAGCTTGGCGCCGACCGAGATTTCGCCCTTCTGCACATGTTCGTCGCGGATGTTGCCCATGCCGCCGGCAAGCATGATCGGCTTGTGGTAGCCACGCACTTCCTCGCCCCGCGGCGTCTGCACGGTCTGCTCGAAGGTACGGAAGTAGCCGGTCAGCGCCGGGCGGCCGAACTCGTTGTTGAACGCGGCACCGCCCAGCGGCCCCTCGATCATGATGTCCAGCGGCGTGACGATACGCTCGGGCTTGCCGTAGGGCTTCTCCCAGGGCTGAAGAAACCCGGGGATGTTGAGGTTGGAAACGGTGAAACCGGTCAGGCCGGCCTTGGGCTTGGCGCCGCGACCAGTGGCGCCTTCGTCGCGGATCTCGCCGCCCGAGCCGGTGGAGGCGCCGGGGAACGGAGCGATGGCGGTCGGATGGTTGTGCGTCTCCACCTTCATCAGGATGTGCACCGGCTCCTGGCTCGCCACGTACTCGCCGGTCGCAGGGGCTGGATAGAAGCGGCCGGCGACATTGCCGACGATCACCGCGGCGTTGTCCTTGTAGGCCGAGAGCACGCCTTCGCGGTGCATCTCGTAGGTGTTCTTGATCATGCCGAACAGCGACTTGTCCTGGCTCTGGCCGTCGATGTCCCAGCTGGCGTTGAAGATCTTGTGCCGGCAATGCTCGGAGTTGGCCTGAGCGAACATCATCAGTTCGATGTCGTGCGGATTGCGACCCAGCTCGTTGAACGCCTTGACCAGGTAGTCGATCTCGTCGTCGGCCAAGGCCAGCCCCAATTCGACGTTGGCCTTCTCCAATGCGCCTCGACCGCCGGCCAGTACGTCCACCGCGGTCAGCGGGCGCGGCTGGGCATGGCTGAACAGCCCTTCGGCCTGCTCGAAGCGCTCGAGCACCACTTGCGTCATGCGGTCGTGCAGCACCGCAGCGACCGCCAGGGCGTCGGCGTCGGACAGCGCGCCGGCTACGTAGTAGGCGATGCCGCGCTCCAGGCGCTGGATCTTGCTCAGGCCGCAATTATGCGCAATGTCGCTGGCCTTGCTCGACCAGGGCGAGATGGTGCCGAAGCGCGGCACCACGAGGAACAGCCGGCCGCTCGGTTCCTGCACCGGGACGCTGGGACCATACTTGAGCAGACGTGCCAGCACCTGCTGCTCGTCCGAACCGAGCGTGTCGCTGACCTCGGCGAAGTGGGCGAACTCGGCGTACAGGCCGCTTACCGCAGGGACCTTCTCGGTCAACTGGGCCAGGAGCTTGCCATGACGGAAGGCGGAAAGAGCGGGAGCGCCGCGCAGAATCAACATCGTCGGAACAGCCTCGAAGAGGGGAGCAGTCGGGGGCGCGTATTCTAGCCCATGACGACAGACGAGGCTAAGGGCAAGCTGCAGGCTTCCGCCAGGCGACCGCCGACCGCCCTGCTCCGGCGTGTCAGTGCAGAATCTGGCTGAGAAACAGGCGGGTGCGATCGCTCTCGGGATTGGTGAAGAACACCTCGGGCTCGGCCTGCTCGACGATCTCGCCCTTGTCCATGAAGATCACCCGGTCGGCGACGGTGCGGGCGAAGCCCATCTCGTGGGTCACGCACAGCATGGTCATGCCGCTCTCGGCAAGCCCGATCATGGTATCGAGCACTTCCTTGACCATTTCCGGGTCGAGCGCCGAGGTGGGCTCGTCGAACAGCATGATCTTGGGCTTCATGCACAGCGCCCGGGCGATCGCCACGCGCTGCTGCTGCCCGCCGGAGAGCTGGCCCGGGAATTTGCTCGCCTGCTCCGGAATACGCACCCGTTCGAGGTAGTGCATGGCTACTTCCTCGGCTTCGCGACGGGGCATCTTGCGCACCCACATGGGCGCCAGCGTACAGTTCTGCAGCACGGTCAGGTGCGGAAACAGATTGAAGTGCTGGAATACCATGCCGACCTCGCTGCGAATCGCTTCGATCTGCTTGAGATCGCTGGTCAGTTCGTGGCCATCGATGACGATACGCCCCTGCTGGTGCTCTTCCAGCCGGTTCAGGCAGCGGATGGTGGTCGACTTGCCGGAACCCGACGGCCCGCAGAGCACGATTCTTTCGCCCTGGCGCACCTTCAGGTTGATGTCCTTGAGGACATGGAACTGGCCGTACCACTTGTGCACGCCCTCCATGAGGATGATCGGCTTCACAGCCGCCCCGGCCTGTACGCTGGATTCGCTCATTGCTCTCTCCTAATTTCGATGGCCGGTGTCCAGCCTGCGCTCCAGGTGCATCGAATAGCGCGACATGCCGAAGCAGAACAGCCAGTACACCAGTGCGGCGAACACGTAGCCCTCGGTGGACATGCCCAGCCAGGCGGGGTCCGCGGTGGCGCGTTTGATGCTGTTGAGGAAGTCGAACAGGCCGATGATGATCACCAGGCTGGTGTCCTTGAACAGCGCGATGAAGGTGTTGACGATGCCCGGGATCACCAGCTTCAGCGCCTGCGGCAGGATCACCAGGCCCATCATCCGCCAGTAACCCAGGCCCATCGCCGAGGCGGCCTCGTATTGCCCCTTGGGGATCGCCTGCAGGCCGCCGCGCACCACCTCGGCGATGTACGCGGCCTCGAAGAAGATCACCATCAGCATCGCGCGCAGCAGCTTGTCGAGGTTCATGCCTTCGGGCAGGAACAACGGCAGCATGACCGAAGACATGAACAGCACGGTGATCAGCGGCACGCCGCGCCAGAACTCGATGAAGGTCACGCTGAGTACCCGGATCGCCGGCATGTCGGAACGCCGCCCCAGTGCCAGCAGGATGCCCAGCGGCAGCGCGCCCGCGATGCCCACCGCGGCGATGACGATTGTCAGCATCAAGCCGCCCCACTGGCTGGTCGGCACGACCGTCAGCCCCAGTCCGCCGTGCAGCAGCCAAAAGGCCAGCAGCGGATAGACCAGCAGGTAGGCCAGGCCATAGCGCGCCTTGTGCCGCAACCAGCGCATGAACAAGGGCGCTGCCGCGACGATCGCCAGCCACACTGCCATGTTGATCCGCCAGCGCGCTTCCACCGGATAGAAGCCGTACATGAACTGGCCGAAGCGCTCGCGCACGAAAACCCAGCAGGCACCTTCGCGGCTACAGTCGCTACGCGCATCGCCAGCCCAGTCCGCGCTGAAGATCGCCCAGTCGAGCAGCGGCGGCAGCACCAGCCAGATCAGATACAGCCCGACGAGCGTGAGCAGCCCGTTGAGCCAACTGGAAAACAGATTCGCCCGCAACCAGCCCAGCACGCCAAGCTGGCGCGCAGGCGGCGGGAGGTCGGGCTTGAAGACATGCCTGGTCATATCGCCCCTACCGTTCGGTCAGCGCGATGCGCTTGTTGTACCAGTTCATCAACAGCGAAATGCTGATGCTGATGGCCAGGTAGACGCTCATGGTGATCGCCATTGTTTCGATGGCCTGGCCGGTCTGGTTGAGTACCGTGCCGGCGAACAGCGACACCATGTCCGGATAGCCGATGGCCGCGGCGAGCGAGGAGTTCTTCGCCAGGTTGAGATACTGGCTGGTCAGAGGCGGCACGATGACTCGCAAGGCCTGCGGAATGATCACCAGCCGCAGCAGCTGTCCCGGCCGCAGTCCCAGCGATGCGGCAGCCTCGGTCTGTCCATGGCTGACCGACTGGATCCCGGCGCGCACGGTCTCACCGATGAACGCGGCCGTGTAGATCGACAATGCCGCGACAATGGCGACCAGCTCGGGAATCACCACCCAGCCACCCCGGATGTTGAAGCGCTGCAACTGCGGCACGTCCCACTGGAACGGGCTGCCCCACAGCAGGGTGCTCAACCAGGGAATGGCGATCAGTAACGCCAACGCCGTCCAGAACAGGGGAAAGCGCCGACCGGTGGCGTCGCGTCGGATCTTCGCCCAACGCGCCAGCGCGACGCAGAGCCCGATCGCCAGCAACAGGGCCAGCCAGAACGCCCAGAAGCCCTCGTCAGCGCTGGGTGCGGGCAATTGCAGCCCGCGGTTGTTGACGAAGACCACGTCGCCGAGGCTCAGGCTGTCGCGCGGGCCAGGCAGCGGGCCGATCACGGCGAAATAGACGAAGAAGATCTGCAACAACGGTGGGATGTTGCGAAACGTCTCGATGTACAGCGTGGCCAGCTGCCGAATCAGCCAGTTCGGCGACAGCCGGGCGACGCCGAGCACGAAACCGATGAGCGTGGCCAGCAGGATACCGATGACGCTGACCAGCAGGGTATTGAGCAACCCGATCCAGAACACGCGAGCGTAGCTGTCGCTCTCGCTGTAATCGATCAGGTGTTGCGGAATGCCGAAGCCGGCAGAATTGTCGAGAAAACCAAACCCGGAATTGATCCCGCGATGGGCCAGGTTGGCCTGGGTGTTGTGAAACAGGAACCAGCCAAAGGCGACGACCGCCAGGACGGCTAGAACCTGGAACAGCCAGGCGCGTGCCTGGGGGTCGGTGAGCAGCGAGCCGCTTACCCGCCGCGAAGAACCATCGGTGCGCATCGGGAACCCTCTGGATACGCTGCCGGAGCCGAGCGGCCGCGGCAGCGCTCATCCCTGAAGCGGCCGGCCTCGCCGGCCGGTCGGTCAACGCACCGGCGGCGCGTACTGCAGCCCGCCCTTGTTCCACAGCGCATTGAGGCCGCGCTCGATCTTCAGCTCGCTGCCCTTGCCGACGTTACGCTCGAACACCTCGCCGTAGTTGCCGACCTGCTTGACGATCTGCACGGCCCAGTCGTTGGCCAGCTTGAGATCCTTGCCGTACTCGCCCTCGGCGCCGAGCAGGCGCGCCACATCGGGGTTCTTGGTGGTCTTGGCCATCTGCTCGACGTTGGTCGAGGTCACGCCCAGCTCCTCGGCGTTGAGCATGGCGAACAGCGTCCAGCGCACGATATCGAACCACTCCTCGTCACCCTGCCGAACCGCCGGGCCGAGGGGTTCCTTGGAGATCACCTCCGGCAGCACCACGTAGTCGTCGGGCTTGGCCAGCTTGATGCGCTGGGCATAGAGCTGCGACTGGTCCGAGGTCAGTACGTCGCACCGGCCCGACTCCAGCGACTTGGCGCTTTCGTCCGAGGTGTCGTAGGTGATCGGGGTGTACTTGAGGTTGTTCGCGCGGAAGTAGTCGGAGAGATTCAGCTCGGTGGTGGTACCGGCCTGGATGCAGACGGTCGCCCCATCCAGTTCCTTGGCGCTCTTCACGCCGATGCCCTTGTTGACCAGAAAACCCTGGCCGTCATAGTAGGTCACGCCGGTGAAATTGAGCCCCATCGCGGCGTCGCGCGAACTGGTCCAGGTGGTGTTGCGTGAAAGCACGTCGACCTCGCCGGACTGCAGCGCGGTGAAACGCTCCTTGGCGGTCAGCGGGCTGAACTTCACCTTCCCGGCATCGCCGAAGACCGCCGCCGCAACGGCCTTGCAGACGTCCACATCGATTCCCTGATACTGGCCCTTGGCGTCGGCGTAGGAGAAGCCCGGCAACCCGTCGCTGACGCCGCACTGCACGAAGCCCTTCTTCTTCACCGCGTCCAGGGTCGCCCCCGCATGGGTCAGCCCGCTCGCGCCAACCAGCGCTACTGCGCCAAGCACGGCCAGTGTGGATTTCACCCGTGTCATCGAAACCTCCAGTTTGCTTTTTTATTCTCGGGGTCTGGGTCTGCTGCCGACACGGCCAATGGCCGCTTCGTTGCGGAGCCAGCCCTGAGTCTAGTCGCCCCCCACCGTTCGGCAACCTGACGACCGATGTCGGCTTGCCATCCTGAGATAGCAAGCGACGTACCAGCCACGCATGCGCGGCCGCATCTCCCGGCTCTGCGGGTGCAGAGGGGGGCCGGGAGCGGTTAATCTCGCTCCATCCGCCTCTTCCGCGCCCCAGGATGAGGCGATTCGCCCCGAACTGGAGCCTTCATGAGCAATCCTCTGATCATCGAACCCTCACGCAACGCCGACGCCTGTGTCATCTGGCTGCATGGCCTGGGTGCCGACCGCTACGACTTCCAGCCGGTCGCCGAAGCGTTGCAGCAGCACCTGGACAGCACCCGCTTCGTGCTGCCGCAGGCCCCAACGCGCCCGGTCAGTATCAATGGCGGCTGGAGCATGCCGAGCTGGTACGACATCCTCGCCATGAGCCCCGCACGCGCCATCGACCAGGCGCAGCTGGAAGCTTCGGCACAGCAGGTGATCGACCTGATCGAAGCGCAACGCGATGCCGGCATTGATCCGAAACGCATCTTTCT is part of the Stutzerimonas balearica DSM 6083 genome and harbors:
- the purL gene encoding phosphoribosylformylglycinamidine synthase, translated to MLILRGAPALSAFRHGKLLAQLTEKVPAVSGLYAEFAHFAEVSDTLGSDEQQVLARLLKYGPSVPVQEPSGRLFLVVPRFGTISPWSSKASDIAHNCGLSKIQRLERGIAYYVAGALSDADALAVAAVLHDRMTQVVLERFEQAEGLFSHAQPRPLTAVDVLAGGRGALEKANVELGLALADDEIDYLVKAFNELGRNPHDIELMMFAQANSEHCRHKIFNASWDIDGQSQDKSLFGMIKNTYEMHREGVLSAYKDNAAVIVGNVAGRFYPAPATGEYVASQEPVHILMKVETHNHPTAIAPFPGASTGSGGEIRDEGATGRGAKPKAGLTGFTVSNLNIPGFLQPWEKPYGKPERIVTPLDIMIEGPLGGAAFNNEFGRPALTGYFRTFEQTVQTPRGEEVRGYHKPIMLAGGMGNIRDEHVQKGEISVGAKLIVLGGPAMLIGLGGGAASSMATGTSSADLDFASVQRDNPEMERRCQEVIDRCWQLGDANPIKFIHDVGAGGLSNAFPELVNDGGRGGRFELRNIPNDEPGMAPHEIWCNESQERYVLSVDAADFERFKAICERERCPFAVVGEATEALHLTVADSHFGNKPVDMPLSVLLGKAPRMHRSAEREPALGDDFDATKVVLGEAIERVLRHPAVASKSFLITIGDRSITGQVARDQMVGPWQVPVADCAVTATSYDVHTGEAMAMGERTPLALLDAPASGRMAIGETITNLAAARIGSLSDIKLSANWMAAAGHPGEDARLYDTVRAVGMELCPQLGMTIPVGKDSMSMKTRWQEQGAEKSVTSPLSLVVSGFAPVSDIRSTLTPQLRLDKGATDLILIDLGRGQNRMGASILAQVYGQLGRQAPDVDDAEDLKAFFAVLQGLNQDGLLLAYHDRSDGGLLTTLLEMAFAGHCGLKLALDGLVDSPEEVPALLFNEELGAVIQVRQGDTEIVLGQFSAAGLGDCVAVIGQPTNNGHVAVQLAGDELYAGERRLLQRQWAETSYRIQRLRDNADCADQEFDAILEEENPGLHAKLTFDVNADVAAPYIKKGVRPKVAILREQGVNGQVEMAAAFDRAGFAAVDVHMSDILAGRIQLDSFKGLVACGGFSYGDVLGAGEGWAKSILFNARARDGFQAFFERGDSFALGVCNGCQMMSNLHELIPGSEVWPHFVRNRSEQFEARVAMVQVQDSPSIFLQGMAGSRLPIAIAHGEGHAEFESEEAMLQADLSGSVALRYVDNHGKVTERYPANPNGSPRGITGLTSRDGRVTIMMPHPERVFRAVTNSWRPDEWQEDGGWMRMFRNARVWID
- a CDS encoding amino acid ABC transporter ATP-binding protein, with translation MSESSVQAGAAVKPIILMEGVHKWYGQFHVLKDINLKVRQGERIVLCGPSGSGKSTTIRCLNRLEEHQQGRIVIDGHELTSDLKQIEAIRSEVGMVFQHFNLFPHLTVLQNCTLAPMWVRKMPRREAEEVAMHYLERVRIPEQASKFPGQLSGGQQQRVAIARALCMKPKIMLFDEPTSALDPEMVKEVLDTMIGLAESGMTMLCVTHEMGFARTVADRVIFMDKGEIVEQAEPEVFFTNPESDRTRLFLSQILH
- a CDS encoding amino acid ABC transporter permease, which translates into the protein MTRHVFKPDLPPPARQLGVLGWLRANLFSSWLNGLLTLVGLYLIWLVLPPLLDWAIFSADWAGDARSDCSREGACWVFVRERFGQFMYGFYPVEARWRINMAVWLAIVAAAPLFMRWLRHKARYGLAYLLVYPLLAFWLLHGGLGLTVVPTSQWGGLMLTIVIAAVGIAGALPLGILLALGRRSDMPAIRVLSVTFIEFWRGVPLITVLFMSSVMLPLFLPEGMNLDKLLRAMLMVIFFEAAYIAEVVRGGLQAIPKGQYEAASAMGLGYWRMMGLVILPQALKLVIPGIVNTFIALFKDTSLVIIIGLFDFLNSIKRATADPAWLGMSTEGYVFAALVYWLFCFGMSRYSMHLERRLDTGHRN